One window from the genome of Saimiri boliviensis isolate mSaiBol1 chromosome 2, mSaiBol1.pri, whole genome shotgun sequence encodes:
- the NDUFAF1 gene encoding complex I intermediate-associated protein 30, mitochondrial: MALVHKLLHGTYILRKCSKPTASLYPFLGIRFADYSSSLQKPVASPGKASSQRKTDGSLQGDHQKEGALDITSVEEKPELSFDKAIRDEVIDHFWRLKNEIVDHWIGPEGRPLHEVLLEQAKVVWQFRGKEDLDKWQVTSDKTIGGRSEVFLKMGKNNQSALLYGTLSSEVPQDGETRQSGYCTMISRIRRGAFERKIPYDWTQFNTLYLRVRGDGRPWMVNIRQDTDFVQKKNQLYSYFMFTRGGPYWQEVKIPFSKFFFSNRGRILDVQNEMIVDKIASIGFTLADKVDGPFFLEIDFIGVFTDPAHTEQIAYENSPELSPRLFK, from the exons aTGGCTTTGGTTCACAAATTGCTGCATGGCACTTATATTCTCAGAAAATGCTCAAAGCCAACTGCTTCCTTGTATCCATTTTTGGGTATTCGCTTTGCAGACTATTCCAGTAGTCTTCAGAAACCAGTGGCTTCTCCTGGCAAAGCCTCCTCGCAGAGGAAGACTGACGGGAGTTTGCAAGGAGATCACCAGAAAGAGGGTGCTTTGGATATAACTTCTGTTGAGGAGAAGCCTGAACTTAGTTTTGATAAAGCAATTAGAGATGAAGTAATAGACCATTTCTGGCGTTTGAAGAATGAAATTGTGGATCATTGGATAGGACCAGAAGGCCGCCCTCTGCATGAGGTCTTGCTGGAACAAGCCAAGGTTGTCTGGCAATTCCGGGGGAAAGAAGATTTGGATAAGTGGCAAGTGACTTCTGATAAGACGATTGGAGGCAGAAGTGAAGTGTttttgaaaatgggcaaaaataacCAAAGTGCATTGCTATACGGAACTCTGAGCTCTGAGGTGCCTCAGGATGGGGAGACTCGCCAAAGTGGGTACTGTACAATGATATCCAGGATTCGAAGG GGTGCTTTTGAGAGGAAGATCCCTTATGATTGGACCCAGTTCAATACTCTGTATCTCCGTGTACGTGGGGATGGTCGGCCTTGGATGGTGAATATCAGGCAGGACACAGATTTTGTCCAGAAGAAGAATCAGCTGTATAGTTACTTCATGTTCACCCGTGGGGGTCCCTACTGGCAGGAGGTCAAG ATtcctttttccaaatttttcttctctaatcgTGGAAGAATTCTGGATGTTCAGAATGAGATGATCGTTGACAAG ATCGCTTCTATAGGATTCACCTTGGCTGATAAAGTAGATGGTCCTTTCTTCCTGGAGATAGATTTTATTGGAGTGTTTACGGATCCAGCTCACACAGAACAAATTGCCTATGAAAATTCTCCAGAGCTTAGCCcaagactttttaaataa